In one window of Sinorhizobium chiapasense DNA:
- the pqqA gene encoding pyrroloquinoline quinone precursor peptide PqqA encodes MSWHKPKFIEVSCAMEITRYAPADGDEPILF; translated from the coding sequence ATGTCCTGGCATAAACCGAAATTCATTGAAGTCAGCTGCGCGATGGAAATCACCCGCTACGCTCCAGCGGACGGGGATGAACCGATCCTGTTCTAG
- the pqqE gene encoding pyrroloquinoline quinone biosynthesis protein PqqE: MSSTIASTNHSAAPVQRVPPPMAMLAELTHRCPLACPYCSNPTALTPADEELSTEEWIGVFSQAADLGVLHLHLSGGEPAARRDLVELTRAAVSLGLYTNLITSGVGLTEARVNDLAEAGLDHIQLSIQGVSPEGADRIGGYKGGHERKMAVANWVAGAGIPLTVNAVCHRQNMGEIDGMIELAIRLGARRVEIATVQFHGWAERNKAALMPTREQAEHATRTVALAREKYQGILVIDYVPADYYSMYPKACMGGWGRVGLNVTPSGRVLPCHAAETIPSLTFKTVREDTLSGIWYESDAFNAYRGEAWMPELCRGCERKQIDFGGCRCQAMALAGDASTTDPVCIRSPLRERLTRETERLSAMSSAALVYRGR, encoded by the coding sequence ATGAGCAGCACGATCGCCTCCACAAACCATTCCGCCGCCCCTGTTCAGCGCGTGCCGCCGCCGATGGCGATGCTGGCGGAGCTGACGCATCGCTGTCCACTGGCCTGCCCCTATTGCTCCAACCCGACCGCCCTGACGCCGGCGGACGAGGAGCTGTCGACCGAGGAATGGATCGGCGTCTTCAGCCAGGCGGCCGACCTCGGCGTGCTGCATCTGCACTTGTCCGGTGGGGAGCCGGCGGCGCGACGGGATCTTGTCGAATTGACGCGGGCGGCGGTCTCGCTGGGGCTCTACACCAACCTGATCACGTCGGGCGTGGGTTTGACGGAGGCGAGAGTCAACGACTTGGCCGAGGCCGGTCTCGACCACATTCAGTTGTCGATCCAGGGTGTTTCCCCCGAAGGCGCCGACCGGATCGGCGGCTACAAGGGTGGCCATGAACGAAAGATGGCTGTCGCAAACTGGGTGGCGGGCGCCGGCATCCCGTTGACGGTCAACGCTGTCTGCCACCGGCAGAACATGGGCGAGATCGACGGTATGATCGAGCTTGCGATCCGGCTTGGCGCGCGGCGGGTGGAGATTGCGACGGTGCAGTTTCATGGCTGGGCCGAGCGCAACAAGGCGGCTCTCATGCCGACGCGCGAACAAGCCGAGCACGCCACGCGAACCGTTGCCCTAGCACGGGAAAAATATCAGGGTATCCTGGTGATCGACTATGTGCCGGCGGATTACTATTCTATGTACCCGAAGGCCTGTATGGGCGGCTGGGGCCGCGTCGGCCTGAACGTCACGCCGTCCGGTCGCGTGCTTCCGTGCCACGCTGCGGAAACGATCCCGAGCCTCACCTTCAAGACCGTCCGCGAAGACACGCTCTCCGGGATCTGGTACGAGAGCGACGCCTTCAACGCCTATCGTGGTGAGGCCTGGATGCCGGAACTCTGTCGCGGTTGCGAGCGCAAGCAAATAGACTTCGGCGGCTGCCGTTGTCAGGCGATGGCGCTTGCCGGCGACGCGAGCACAACAGATCCGGTTTGCATCCGATCACCGCTGCGCGAACGTTTGACACGGGAGACGGAACGGCTATCAGCGATGTCATCGGCCGCTTTGGTCTACCGCGGACGGTAG
- the pqqB gene encoding pyrroloquinoline quinone biosynthesis protein PqqB: MKKSSDLRIIVLGAAAGGGLPQWNCGCLNCTMARDPRSAVKPQSQSSLAVSLDGEAWAVFNTSPDIRQQIEHNRLLQPRRLRHTPIKSVVLTNGDIDHLAGLLVLREKQPFTVFSTGSVGEIIAENPVFGVLDPELVSRRSVAIEEAFSPLPDLEARLFGVPGKVPLFREEGEPDLSVEGENTVGIELRAGNERVYYIPGCAMINDTLAMRLRDADALFFDGTLFTDREMIATGTGRKTGRRMGHMPITGEGGSLDALDGLNIRRKVYIHINNTNPIWRAGPERATVESRGFEVGFDGMEIRL; the protein is encoded by the coding sequence GTGAAGAAATCGTCCGATCTTCGCATCATCGTTCTGGGGGCGGCCGCGGGCGGCGGTCTTCCGCAGTGGAATTGTGGCTGCCTGAACTGCACGATGGCGCGCGATCCGCGCTCCGCCGTCAAGCCGCAGAGCCAATCATCGCTTGCCGTCAGCCTTGATGGCGAAGCCTGGGCCGTCTTCAATACCTCCCCGGACATCCGCCAGCAGATCGAGCACAATCGTCTCCTGCAGCCGCGCCGGCTGCGTCACACGCCGATCAAAAGCGTGGTGCTGACCAACGGCGACATCGATCATCTTGCTGGGCTTCTCGTTCTGCGGGAGAAACAGCCGTTCACGGTGTTTTCCACCGGCTCGGTCGGCGAGATCATCGCCGAGAATCCGGTCTTCGGCGTCCTCGATCCGGAGCTGGTTTCAAGGAGGAGCGTCGCAATCGAGGAAGCTTTCTCTCCACTTCCCGACCTCGAGGCGCGGCTCTTCGGCGTTCCCGGCAAGGTTCCGCTTTTCCGTGAAGAGGGCGAACCGGATCTGAGCGTCGAGGGCGAGAACACGGTCGGGATCGAGCTCAGGGCCGGCAACGAGCGCGTCTATTACATTCCGGGCTGCGCCATGATCAATGACACCCTGGCTATGCGCCTCCGGGATGCCGACGCGCTGTTCTTCGACGGCACGCTCTTTACCGACCGCGAGATGATCGCGACGGGTACGGGGCGCAAGACGGGCCGCCGCATGGGCCACATGCCGATCACCGGCGAGGGCGGCAGCCTCGACGCGCTCGATGGCCTGAACATTCGCCGAAAGGTCTATATCCACATCAACAACACGAACCCGATCTGGCGGGCTGGTCCCGAGCGCGCAACGGTGGAAAGCCGCGGCTTTGAAGTCGGCTTCGACGGCATGGAGATCCGGCTGTGA
- a CDS encoding LacI family DNA-binding transcriptional regulator, producing MRRPTIADLAKEAGVSISTVNRILTGTASVKGTTVQLVQAAAERIGFYGVGAIEDRLRKSAPKYRLGFLLQQSSRELYQLFGKKIVEACRARRDEVVDPVIDFVDLLTPENIAGRLKALGEACDAVAVVAADHPVIAQAIRELHDHRKPVTAYITDQSARERAAYVGSDNWKMGRTAAWLIGHMTPEPGRIAVFIGNHRYQCQDVADASFRSYMREHAPHLTIEDSRPTHEEPSEAYRMVQELLATTDDLAGILIVGGGISGVLRALREAPEDRRRSIRVVCRDIGPETRKGLSEGLITAALCHPLEQTSATLVQTMIETINQDVPGSTIHRTVPFDIVTPENM from the coding sequence ATGCGTCGGCCGACCATTGCCGATCTTGCCAAAGAGGCGGGCGTCTCAATCTCAACGGTCAACAGGATCCTCACCGGCACCGCTTCGGTTAAAGGCACCACCGTGCAGCTCGTCCAGGCTGCCGCAGAGCGCATTGGTTTTTACGGCGTCGGCGCTATCGAGGACCGGCTGCGGAAATCGGCACCGAAATATCGGCTTGGCTTTCTGCTGCAGCAATCCAGCCGGGAGCTTTACCAGCTCTTCGGCAAGAAGATCGTCGAGGCCTGCCGCGCAAGGCGTGATGAGGTCGTCGATCCGGTGATCGATTTCGTGGACCTTTTAACGCCTGAGAATATCGCGGGTCGACTGAAGGCCCTCGGTGAAGCCTGTGACGCCGTCGCCGTGGTTGCAGCAGATCATCCCGTCATCGCGCAGGCCATCCGCGAACTGCACGACCATCGCAAGCCGGTCACCGCCTATATTACCGATCAATCAGCCCGGGAAAGAGCCGCTTACGTTGGCTCCGATAATTGGAAAATGGGGCGAACGGCGGCATGGCTTATCGGGCACATGACGCCCGAGCCGGGGCGGATTGCTGTATTCATCGGCAACCACCGCTACCAGTGTCAGGACGTCGCCGATGCAAGCTTCCGCTCCTATATGCGGGAACATGCGCCGCATCTGACCATTGAGGACAGCCGCCCCACCCATGAGGAACCGAGCGAGGCCTACCGGATGGTCCAGGAGTTGCTCGCGACAACGGATGACCTCGCCGGCATCCTCATCGTCGGGGGCGGTATCTCCGGGGTTTTGCGAGCGCTGAGAGAAGCCCCCGAGGATCGGCGCAGGAGCATCCGCGTGGTATGCCGGGATATCGGCCCGGAGACCCGAAAGGGTCTGTCCGAGGGACTGATTACCGCGGCCCTCTGTCATCCGCTGGAGCAGACCTCCGCCACGCTGGTGCAGACAATGATCGAGACGATCAATCAGGACGTACCGGGGAGCACAATCCACCGCACCGTCCCGTTTGACATCGTGACGCCGGAGAATATGTGA
- a CDS encoding Gfo/Idh/MocA family oxidoreductase, whose protein sequence is MTLQIGVIGTGMIGQDHIRRLTKVLSGIEVVGVTDIDQARAAAAAPEGAEVFATPTALISSDNVQAVVICSWGPAHEEQLLACIAAGKPAFCEKPLVTSEAAALRVIEAEVAFGRRLVQVGFMRRFDADYRRLKAVIDGGKLGAPLMFHSVHRNASVPEGLYTSEMPLNDTLVHDADISRWLLSDEVTGVEVRVPRRSSRGGELRDPVFVLLHMASGALVDVEISVNISYGYDIRGEVSCETGVAALPTRPAAVISDSNGIRQAIPEDWRERFIEAYDQEFREWIVAASEGTATGPSTWDGYAATLVADAALRAVASGGFESINMIAKPGLYGPPTAMAAE, encoded by the coding sequence ATGACCCTCCAGATTGGCGTCATCGGCACGGGTATGATCGGCCAGGATCATATCCGCCGTCTTACGAAAGTCCTTTCCGGTATTGAAGTCGTGGGTGTCACCGACATCGACCAGGCCCGCGCTGCTGCTGCCGCCCCCGAAGGGGCGGAGGTGTTTGCCACCCCCACGGCTTTGATCTCTTCGGATAACGTGCAGGCCGTGGTGATCTGCTCCTGGGGACCGGCACACGAGGAGCAACTGCTCGCCTGCATCGCTGCCGGCAAGCCGGCCTTCTGCGAAAAGCCCTTGGTGACATCCGAGGCGGCCGCGCTTCGCGTGATTGAAGCCGAAGTGGCCTTCGGCCGGCGTCTCGTGCAGGTGGGCTTCATGCGGCGTTTCGATGCCGACTATCGCCGCCTCAAGGCCGTGATCGACGGAGGGAAACTTGGCGCGCCGCTGATGTTCCATTCCGTGCATCGCAATGCCTCGGTCCCCGAAGGCCTCTACACATCGGAGATGCCGCTGAACGACACGCTGGTGCATGACGCAGACATCTCCCGCTGGCTCCTGTCGGACGAGGTTACTGGGGTGGAGGTGCGCGTGCCGCGCCGGTCATCGCGCGGAGGCGAACTGCGCGATCCGGTCTTCGTGCTCCTGCACATGGCCTCGGGTGCGCTGGTCGATGTCGAGATTTCGGTGAATATCTCCTATGGCTATGACATCCGCGGCGAGGTCAGCTGCGAGACGGGCGTGGCCGCACTCCCGACCCGCCCGGCAGCCGTAATTTCGGATTCGAACGGCATCCGTCAGGCGATCCCCGAGGACTGGCGCGAGCGCTTCATCGAAGCATACGACCAGGAGTTCCGCGAATGGATCGTGGCCGCCTCTGAGGGCACCGCGACTGGTCCGTCCACCTGGGATGGATACGCGGCCACGCTGGTGGCCGATGCCGCTCTGCGTGCCGTGGCCAGCGGCGGCTTCGAATCAATCAACATGATAGCGAAACCCGGCCTTTACGGGCCTCCGACCGCCATGGCGGCGGAATGA
- a CDS encoding ABC transporter permease: MNTTNSAHVSSVPTGDQNIKATIGQLSRRPEAGSLLGLIAVFVFFALVGGQAFLSSAGYASWLNVAAEIGIVALPVGLLMIAGEMDLSIGAVIPAASLTVAIISGHYGLPEIVGIFAGLGVGLLVGFLNGFVVNRTGVPSLIVTIGSMFGVMGLTLGFTVLIAGSTGVSLVPSPTVKAILGDFVGGMFQVTIFWWVLFVAAFFYLLHVSPVGNWIFALGGDKVSARNAGIPTARLTVALYMLSGFSAAFVGVSQVLVYQSAQVLAGQSFIFNSIMCVVIGGVLLTGGAGSVVGIVFGTLTFAIVNQGIYFTGIDPNLGSVIIGALLLLAVMMNDKFRLMAMSYATKKKK, encoded by the coding sequence ATGAACACGACAAATAGTGCCCATGTCTCCTCGGTCCCTACAGGTGACCAGAATATCAAGGCGACCATCGGCCAGCTTTCCCGGCGACCTGAAGCGGGATCGCTCTTGGGCTTGATCGCGGTGTTCGTCTTCTTCGCCCTGGTGGGCGGCCAGGCTTTCCTGTCCTCCGCGGGCTATGCGAGCTGGCTCAACGTCGCCGCCGAGATCGGCATCGTCGCTCTCCCGGTTGGGCTCCTGATGATCGCAGGCGAAATGGACCTATCGATCGGCGCGGTCATTCCGGCGGCATCTCTGACGGTCGCCATCATTTCCGGCCACTACGGCCTTCCCGAGATTGTCGGGATTTTCGCCGGTCTGGGTGTCGGGCTCCTCGTCGGTTTTCTCAACGGCTTTGTCGTCAATCGCACGGGGGTGCCGTCCTTGATTGTCACCATCGGTTCCATGTTCGGCGTCATGGGCCTGACGCTGGGCTTCACCGTGCTCATCGCCGGCAGCACCGGCGTGTCGCTCGTGCCAAGCCCTACAGTCAAGGCGATCCTCGGCGATTTTGTCGGCGGCATGTTTCAGGTGACGATCTTCTGGTGGGTGCTGTTCGTGGCGGCGTTCTTCTATCTGCTGCACGTCTCGCCCGTGGGCAACTGGATCTTTGCTCTCGGTGGCGACAAGGTCTCGGCCCGCAACGCCGGCATCCCGACGGCGAGATTGACCGTCGCGCTCTACATGCTGTCGGGCTTCTCTGCCGCCTTCGTCGGCGTCAGCCAGGTGCTCGTCTACCAAAGCGCGCAGGTACTCGCGGGGCAATCGTTCATCTTCAATTCGATCATGTGCGTGGTCATCGGCGGTGTGCTTCTGACCGGAGGCGCCGGATCGGTGGTGGGCATTGTCTTCGGTACGCTCACCTTCGCAATCGTCAACCAGGGCATCTACTTCACCGGAATCGACCCCAACCTTGGCAGCGTCATTATCGGCGCGCTCCTGCTGCTCGCCGTGATGATGAATGACAAGTTCCGGCTGATGGCGATGTCCTATGCGACCAAAAAGAAGAAGTGA
- a CDS encoding ATP-binding cassette domain-containing protein has protein sequence MSDNTPILELQNVDKSFGPIDVLHDISLKVRAGEVLCLLGDNGAGKSTLIKTLAGVHKPTRGTILMDGKPVEFRGPREAQEMGISTVHQFGGTFPLMSIGRSFFVGVEPTKGWGPFKVYDRKTANEIAVKAVQDFGITRIDDGDRLVGGLSGGERQSLAIARAVHFGARVLILDEPTAALGVKQAAHVLRIVNQAKRRGLAVIFITHQVMHAMTVGDHFAVLIRGAIAADFRRGEKSREEITDLMAGGETMADLEAQIETYMDSHEGQPPPPAQ, from the coding sequence ATGTCTGACAATACTCCGATCCTTGAACTTCAAAATGTCGACAAGAGCTTCGGTCCGATCGACGTGCTGCACGACATCTCGCTCAAGGTCCGTGCGGGCGAAGTGCTGTGCCTGCTCGGCGACAATGGCGCCGGCAAGTCGACGCTCATCAAGACGCTTGCAGGGGTGCACAAGCCCACACGCGGCACCATCCTGATGGACGGAAAGCCGGTCGAATTCAGAGGACCGCGCGAGGCGCAGGAGATGGGCATTTCGACTGTGCACCAATTCGGCGGCACCTTTCCGCTGATGTCGATCGGCCGCTCCTTCTTTGTCGGCGTCGAACCGACCAAGGGTTGGGGGCCGTTCAAGGTCTATGACCGCAAGACCGCCAACGAGATCGCCGTCAAGGCCGTGCAGGACTTCGGCATCACCCGCATCGATGACGGCGATCGTCTGGTCGGGGGGCTTTCAGGCGGCGAACGCCAGTCACTTGCGATTGCCCGTGCCGTGCATTTCGGCGCCCGCGTGCTGATCCTCGACGAACCAACCGCGGCGCTCGGCGTGAAACAGGCGGCGCATGTGTTGCGGATCGTCAACCAGGCGAAGCGGCGGGGCCTGGCAGTGATCTTCATCACCCATCAGGTCATGCACGCCATGACGGTGGGTGATCACTTCGCCGTGCTCATCCGTGGAGCAATCGCCGCAGACTTCCGCAGGGGCGAAAAGTCCCGTGAGGAGATCACTGATCTGATGGCGGGTGGGGAAACCATGGCTGATCTGGAGGCTCAAATCGAGACTTACATGGATTCGCACGAGGGTCAGCCCCCACCGCCAGCCCAGTAA
- the pqqC gene encoding pyrroloquinoline-quinone synthase PqqC, whose product MTTATDKQAFHARLLEIGNERYHDKHPFHAMLHGGRSTMTQVRAWVINRYYYQSRIPMKDAAFLSRCDDPDLRRAWRSRIEDHDGGVDEGGGIRRWLRLAEAVGLDPAYVASTRGVLPATRFAVDAYVSFVREKPLLEAVASSLTELFAPKIHSERIAGLLEHYAFADHEALAYFRQRLAEAPRDVEFGLAYVLDHADTAEKQDAVAAALTFKTDVLWSQLDALYSAYVMPGRIPPGGWDGEQGVVGGPTAREAAE is encoded by the coding sequence GTGACGACGGCAACTGACAAGCAGGCTTTTCACGCCCGCCTTCTGGAGATCGGCAACGAACGCTATCACGACAAGCATCCCTTCCATGCGATGCTCCACGGCGGCCGCTCAACGATGACGCAGGTCCGCGCCTGGGTCATCAACCGCTACTACTACCAGAGCCGGATTCCGATGAAGGACGCGGCCTTCCTGTCGCGCTGCGACGACCCGGACCTGCGCCGGGCCTGGCGCTCGCGGATCGAAGACCATGACGGCGGCGTCGACGAGGGTGGCGGCATCCGCCGCTGGCTGCGTCTCGCGGAAGCGGTCGGCCTCGACCCCGCCTATGTCGCTTCGACGAGGGGCGTCCTGCCTGCGACCCGATTTGCCGTCGACGCCTACGTGTCGTTTGTGCGGGAGAAGCCGCTCCTTGAAGCGGTGGCCTCCTCGCTCACCGAGCTTTTTGCGCCCAAGATCCACTCGGAGCGCATTGCCGGGTTGCTGGAGCACTATGCGTTCGCGGACCACGAGGCGCTCGCCTACTTCCGCCAAAGACTGGCGGAGGCGCCGCGCGACGTCGAATTCGGCCTTGCCTATGTGCTCGACCACGCCGACACGGCCGAAAAACAGGATGCCGTCGCCGCGGCGCTCACCTTCAAGACGGACGTTCTGTGGTCGCAACTCGACGCACTTTATTCCGCCTATGTGATGCCCGGCCGGATCCCGCCGGGCGGCTGGGACGGCGAGCAAGGTGTTGTCGGCGGTCCGACGGCGAGGGAGGCGGCGGAATGA
- a CDS encoding sugar phosphate isomerase/epimerase family protein, which translates to MKIALDPFMHRHLSLEELPRKVKELGYDWIELSPRGDFLEWFKAPRVFPDRVKSFKKALSSADVGIASLLPMYRWASNDEAERQAAVKHWKRAIEICVELGVDTMNSEFGRGPHPDKGSCYCCHTGSMIEACEDAWWRSMEELVPIFEREDINLHVEPHPEDWCETLQPALDIIRTVNSKNVKFLYCAPHTFYFGDDTKAMLREAADVLAHVHVGDTFNHKASSGLRYIVNPPGSAARVHQHLDIGQGEVPWDDFFGTLAEIGFDGIMTACVFAWEERADHSGRFMREKMQEYVEKYWGAK; encoded by the coding sequence ATGAAAATCGCACTCGACCCGTTCATGCATCGGCATCTCTCGCTTGAGGAGTTGCCGAGAAAGGTCAAGGAACTCGGCTACGACTGGATCGAGCTTTCGCCGCGTGGCGATTTCCTCGAATGGTTCAAAGCGCCGCGCGTCTTTCCCGATCGGGTGAAGTCGTTCAAGAAGGCGCTTTCAAGTGCCGATGTCGGCATCGCATCGCTGCTGCCGATGTATCGCTGGGCCTCCAATGACGAGGCCGAGCGTCAGGCGGCGGTGAAACATTGGAAGCGGGCTATCGAGATCTGCGTCGAACTGGGCGTCGACACGATGAACTCGGAGTTCGGCCGCGGCCCGCACCCGGACAAGGGGTCCTGCTACTGCTGCCATACCGGGTCGATGATCGAGGCCTGCGAAGACGCCTGGTGGCGCTCGATGGAAGAGCTCGTGCCGATCTTCGAGCGCGAGGACATCAACTTGCATGTCGAGCCGCACCCGGAAGACTGGTGCGAGACGCTGCAGCCGGCGCTCGACATCATCCGCACAGTCAATTCGAAGAATGTCAAATTCCTCTACTGCGCGCCGCACACCTTCTATTTCGGCGACGACACCAAAGCCATGCTGCGCGAAGCGGCGGACGTTCTTGCCCATGTCCATGTGGGCGACACGTTCAACCATAAGGCCTCTTCGGGTCTGCGCTACATCGTCAATCCGCCGGGCTCGGCCGCCCGAGTACACCAGCATCTCGACATCGGCCAGGGCGAGGTGCCGTGGGACGATTTCTTCGGCACGCTCGCGGAGATCGGTTTCGACGGCATCATGACGGCTTGCGTCTTCGCCTGGGAAGAGCGCGCCGACCACTCCGGCCGCTTCATGCGCGAGAAGATGCAGGAATACGTCGAGAAGTACTGGGGGGCAAAATGA
- a CDS encoding sugar ABC transporter substrate-binding protein, translated as MTKFRRLAATVSAAAIITCTATAVMAANIFVVGGKPDDPFWSIVKRGAEDAGKVVEAQGGKVTWLGPQNYDNLGVDAAELIRQAIDQGADAIVGPNWVPEAMDPAFKAVVDAKIPLVIYNAGGIEAADRLGAMNYVGSNDYLSGKAAGTYFAKHDLKNAICLNTLPGAANIEAFCKGMIDGVTEGGGVGSSLPLPATSFGSATAVAQALKAHLLQNPDIKAVFAIGNVDTNSAVNGVTQAGKQGQVHVCGMNMDETILNNIKSGTQLCAIDQQGYLQGYLAVSILNANVNYGLTVPTREILTGPGVIDKANVEATLAGVQAGAR; from the coding sequence ATGACTAAATTTCGCCGTCTTGCGGCAACCGTGTCGGCTGCCGCCATCATCACTTGCACTGCAACGGCCGTTATGGCTGCCAACATCTTCGTTGTGGGCGGCAAGCCGGACGATCCGTTCTGGTCGATCGTGAAGCGTGGCGCCGAGGACGCCGGCAAGGTGGTGGAGGCGCAGGGCGGCAAGGTAACCTGGCTCGGGCCCCAGAACTACGACAACCTTGGCGTCGATGCGGCGGAACTGATCCGTCAAGCGATCGACCAGGGCGCCGATGCGATCGTTGGGCCTAACTGGGTGCCGGAAGCCATGGACCCCGCCTTCAAAGCGGTTGTCGACGCCAAAATTCCGCTGGTCATCTATAATGCCGGGGGCATCGAAGCTGCCGATCGCCTGGGCGCCATGAACTACGTCGGCTCCAACGACTACCTGTCTGGCAAGGCCGCTGGCACCTACTTCGCCAAGCATGATCTGAAAAACGCCATCTGCCTCAACACGCTGCCCGGCGCAGCGAACATCGAAGCCTTCTGCAAAGGCATGATCGATGGCGTCACCGAAGGCGGCGGTGTCGGCTCGTCCCTGCCGCTGCCGGCAACCTCCTTCGGTTCGGCGACGGCCGTGGCGCAGGCCTTGAAGGCGCACCTGCTGCAGAACCCGGATATCAAAGCCGTGTTCGCTATCGGTAACGTCGACACGAACTCGGCGGTCAACGGTGTGACGCAGGCCGGCAAGCAGGGGCAGGTGCACGTCTGTGGCATGAACATGGACGAAACGATCCTGAACAACATCAAGAGCGGCACCCAGCTCTGCGCGATCGACCAGCAGGGTTACCTGCAGGGCTACCTGGCAGTCTCGATCCTGAACGCCAACGTCAACTACGGCCTCACCGTGCCGACCCGGGAAATCCTGACCGGCCCCGGTGTGATCGATAAAGCGAACGTCGAGGCCACCTTGGCGGGTGTGCAGGCGGGCGCCCGATAA
- the pqqD gene encoding pyrroloquinoline quinone biosynthesis peptide chaperone PqqD codes for MSADTPVISGASVVKLARGVRLHEDPVRGQMVLLAPERAMALDDIAVAIVQALDGKRSLDRIADDFAAKFDAPAAEIAGDVRAFAHELAIRRLLEIVE; via the coding sequence ATGAGCGCCGACACGCCGGTGATTTCAGGGGCGAGCGTCGTCAAGCTGGCACGCGGCGTGCGGCTGCACGAGGATCCGGTTCGCGGCCAGATGGTCCTGTTGGCACCGGAGCGTGCGATGGCGCTCGACGATATTGCCGTCGCGATCGTGCAAGCGCTTGACGGCAAGCGGAGCCTCGACCGGATCGCCGACGACTTTGCCGCCAAGTTCGACGCCCCGGCCGCCGAGATAGCCGGCGACGTCAGGGCTTTCGCCCACGAGCTTGCCATCCGCCGCCTGCTGGAGATCGTCGAATGA
- a CDS encoding ABC transporter permease codes for MNGFSIGQIVRRPEFGAVLSFVAVIAFYVAFGGVSLGALFGAASWINFAANLGIVALPVGLLMIAGELDISIGAMIPAGSMSIAILSGYYELPIVIGMLGALAFGVGVGLINGFLAVRTSVPSLIITLGTLVAVQGLVLAGSAILTGAASVPLEAPAWAKMIFGQLILGKFQVIILWWFALTVVFGFALHATRYGNWIFAMGGDEVSARNAGIPTKRLKIALFVLSSTAASFVGMCGAIQFNSAQVSGGMNYIFNTIVSIVVGGVLLAGGFGSIAGIFLGALTFAVVNQGIYFTDIDRNWSNLIIGVMLMAAVLMNNTFRQMALSFVPKKKK; via the coding sequence ATGAACGGTTTTTCCATTGGACAAATTGTGCGCCGCCCGGAATTCGGGGCCGTGCTGAGCTTCGTCGCCGTGATTGCCTTCTACGTAGCCTTCGGCGGCGTTAGCCTGGGTGCGCTCTTCGGCGCGGCAAGCTGGATCAATTTCGCCGCCAACCTCGGCATCGTCGCCTTGCCCGTCGGCCTCCTGATGATCGCTGGCGAACTCGACATCTCGATCGGCGCAATGATCCCGGCGGGCTCGATGTCGATCGCCATCCTGTCGGGCTATTACGAGTTGCCGATCGTGATCGGCATGCTTGGAGCGCTCGCCTTCGGCGTTGGCGTGGGGTTGATCAACGGTTTTCTGGCGGTGCGCACGAGCGTGCCCTCGCTGATCATCACGCTGGGCACGCTGGTCGCGGTGCAGGGTCTGGTCCTCGCGGGATCGGCCATTCTGACCGGGGCCGCCTCGGTTCCGCTCGAAGCGCCCGCCTGGGCCAAGATGATCTTCGGCCAACTCATCCTCGGCAAATTCCAGGTGATCATCCTGTGGTGGTTTGCGCTGACCGTGGTCTTCGGCTTCGCGCTTCACGCGACGCGCTACGGCAACTGGATCTTCGCGATGGGAGGAGACGAGGTCAGCGCGCGCAATGCCGGCATTCCGACCAAGAGGCTGAAGATTGCACTCTTTGTTCTGTCGAGCACGGCCGCTTCCTTCGTCGGCATGTGCGGGGCGATCCAGTTCAACTCGGCGCAGGTCTCAGGCGGCATGAACTACATCTTCAACACGATCGTCTCGATTGTGGTGGGTGGGGTGCTGCTCGCCGGCGGCTTCGGCTCCATCGCCGGGATCTTCCTCGGCGCGCTGACCTTCGCCGTCGTCAACCAGGGCATCTATTTCACCGACATCGACCGCAACTGGTCCAACCTCATTATCGGCGTGATGCTCATGGCCGCTGTCCTGATGAACAATACCTTCCGGCAGATGGCGCTTAGCTTCGTGCCGAAGAAAAAGAAGTGA